The Eremothecium gossypii ATCC 10895 chromosome IV, complete sequence genome contains a region encoding:
- the MCH4 gene encoding Mch4p (Syntenic homolog of Saccharomyces cerevisiae YOL119C (MCH4); Tandem gene duplication in this genome): MGRWSVLGNPDHEKAGGRLPLVTDDYMRDGQTRELRMKPPVADEDGAEEVLAADEKAATEATNELDVEEEYPDGGYRAWLTVLGSFVGIFPIWGTANALGAYEGYISNHQLASSGAGEVSWIFALHMIACFVGCVFSGSYFDRNGGQKAIIVGSVLYVFGIFMMSECTKLWHFILAFSLSSGVGAGILTTPLISCVATWFNRRRAVATSLATCGGSIGGIVIPLILRRMYVTIGYKWALKVLALVFLVSLTFAAFLARERVTPRPKPFRSHRDTIRFYLSTSFNWRYFFDKRFLWCTLAFAFAENAICAIATYLSSYIITRGFPPSMPYNALTVVNAAGILGRYIPAYLADRYFGRFNVVIVMVLAAVIVNMAMLLPFGGNITVVWVFLCLYGFLTGSIFSLTPVCIGQICRTADFGKYYSTAYLLNAVVTLPVLPVGGAIIGNGSIENYNKFIIFASAMMLLGAVCYIISRTYCVGLRWYKF; the protein is encoded by the coding sequence ATGGGCAGATGGAGTGTGTTAGGTAATCCAGACCACGAAAAGGCGGGGGGGCGGCTGCCTCTTGTCACCGATGATTATATGCGTGATGGGCAGACGCGGGAGCTGCGGATGAAACCCCCCGTCGCCGACGAGGACGGGGCGGAGGAAGTTTTGGCAGCGGACGAAAAGGCCGCCACTGAGGCCACCAACGAGCTGGACGTTGAAGAGGAGTATCCGGATGGGGGGTACCGTGCGTGGCTGACGGTGCTGGGCTCTTTCGTGGGTATATTCCCGATATGGGGGACGGCGAATGCCCTGGGCGCGTATGAGGGTTACATCTCGAACCACCAACTGGCGTCTTCGGGCGCAGGAGAGGTGTCATGGATATTTGCGCTGCATATGATTGCCTGCTTCGTCGGGTGTGTTTTTAGTGGGAGCTATTTCGACCGCAACGGCGGACAGAAGGCTATTATTGTCGGGAGCGTACTTTACGTATTCGGCATTTTCATGATGTCCGAGTGCACTAAACTATGGCACTTTATCCTTGCATTCTCGCTCTCGAGTGGCGTTGGCGCAGGAATCCTAACTACGCCACTCATCTCCTGCGTTGCGACTTGGTTCAATAGGCGGAGAGCTGTTGCCACTAGTCTTGCTACGTGCGGCGGCTCAATTGGCGGAATCGTCATCCCTCTCATCCTTCGGAGAATGTACGTCACCATCGGGTACAAATGGGCACTCAAAGTTCTGGCCCTGGTCTTTCTTGTATCCCTAACGTTTGCTGCATTCCTCGCACGTGAGCGCGTAACCCCACGTCCAAAGCCCTTCCGCAGTCATCGCGATACGATACGCTTTTACCTCTCGACGTCATTTAACTGGCGCTACTTCTTCGACAAGCGCTTTCTCTGGTGCACCCTGGCCTTTGCATTCGCCGAAAATGCAATATGTGCCATTGCGACCTACCTCTCCTCCTACATAATTACACGCGGCTTCCCGCCCTCCATGCCTTACAACGCCCTCACTGTGGTCAACGCTGCGGGAATACTTGGAAGGTATATCCCTGCATACCTAGCCGACAGGTACTTTGGCAGATTTAACGTGGTAATAGTGATGGTATTGGCTGCCGTCATTGTCAACATGGCCATGCTGTTGCCTTTCGGAGGTAACATCACCGTCGTTTGGGTTTTCCTCTGTCTCTACGGCTTCCTGACGGGGTCCATCTTCTCCTTGACACCTGTATGCATCGGCCAGATATGCCGCACCGCCGATTTCGGCAAGTACTACTCCACAGCATACCTCCTGAATGCTGTTGTAACGCTACCGGTTCTCCCCGTAGGCGGCGCCATCATCGGTAATGGTAGCATTGAAAACTACAATAAATTCATCATTTTCGCTTCCGCGATGATGCTACTCGGTGCCGTATGCTATATCATTTCGCGAACTTACTGCGTGGGCCTGCGCTGGTACAAATTCTGA
- a CDS encoding MCT family MFS transporter (Syntenic homolog of Saccharomyces cerevisiae YOL119C (MCH4); Tandem gene duplication in this genome): MVVIDKDSVQVRHGDEPVALDVSPSSDSGRATAVGDKELFGDGPTTTCAQQTVPLSDEKVEEEERAYLDNSNEYPDGGLRAWLVVFGSFMGLFPVWGMYNTLGAIEGYVSEHQLASNSTLEISWIFSLHLTIGCLCCVFSGSYFDRNGGQKAIIVGGALYVFGIFMMSECTKVWQFVLSFSVSSGIGAGIVTTPLVSCVATWFNRRRAVATSLATCGSSIGGIIMPLILRRMYVTIGFKWAIKVLALVFLVNMSLAVLLARERVTPKAEPFKSFKEGAMFYTRTSLNWRYFLDARFLWCSIAFALGENSICVTATYISSYINKQGHPASMPYTALTVLNAAALFGRYIPSYFADHHFGRFNVQIVMALLAGVLHLAMWLPFGGNVHVLWAWVCTYGFMSGSVFSLSPVCISQICKTSDFGKYYSTAYLLNALVTLPIMPVAGAVIGNGSIRGYNNFIIFTSMLILCACIGYVISRAYCVGWRLCRF; encoded by the coding sequence ATGGTGGTCATCGACAAGGACAGCGTTCAAGTACGGCATGGCGATGAGCCCGTAGCCCTAGACGTCAGCCCATCGTCTGACAGCGGCAGAGCCACAGCTGTGGGCGACAAAGAGCTTTTTGGCGATGGCCCAACGACCACGTGCGCTCAGCAGACTGTCCCTCTCAGCGACGAAAAGGTAGAGGAAGAAGAACGCGCATATCTCGATAACTCCAACGAATACCCGGATGGCGGCTTACGCGCGTGGCTGGTGGTTTTCGGGTCATTCATGGGTCTGTTTCCGGTGTGGGGTATGTACAACACACTGGGCGCCATTGAGGGTTATGTTTCCGAGCACCAACTGGCAAGCAACAGTACCCTAGAAATATCGTGGATATTCTCGCTCCATTTGACCATTGGCTGCCTCTGCTGCGTTTTCAGCGGAAGTTATTTCGATCGTAACGGCGGACAGAAAGCGATAATTGTCGGCGGTGCCTTATACGTTTTCGGAATTTTTATGATGTCCGAATGTACCAAGGTATGGCAGTTCGTCCTGTCATTCTCCGTATCAAGTGGCATAGGTGCTGGTATCGTAACCACGCCTCTAGTATCATGTGTGGCTACCTGGTTTAACAGACGCCGCGCCGTCGCCACCAGTCTGGCCACGTGCGGCAGCTCCATAGGTGGTATCATCATGCCGCTAATTCTACGGCGGATGTATGTCACCATCGGGTTCAAGTGGGCGATAAAAGTGCTCGCGCTCGTATTTCTGGTGAACATGTCGCTGGCGGTGCTTCTGGCGCGCGAACGCGTAACTCCGAAGGCAGAGCCCTTCAAGAGCTTCAAGGAAGGCGCCATGTTCTACACAAGGACATCACTCAACTGGCGCTACTTCCTAGACGCGCGTTTCCTGTGGTGCTCGATCGCGTTTGCGCTTGGGGAGAACTCGATCTGCGTGACGGCCACGTATATCTCGTCCTACATTAACAAGCAGGGCCACCCGGCCTCGATGCCGTACACGGCACTTACGGTGCTGAACGCTGCCGCGCTGTTCGGGCGCTACATCCCGTCCTACTTTGCCGACCACCACTTCGGGCGGTTCAACGTACAGATCGTCATGGCGCTGCTTGCAGGGGTGCTTCATCTGGCAATGTGGCTGCCCTTTGGCGGCAACGTCCACGTGCTGTGGGCATGGGTGTGCACCTACGGCTTCATGTCCGGCTCCGTGTTCTCGCTGTCGCCGGTGTGCATCAGCCAGATCTGCAAGACGTCTGACTTCGGCAAGTACTACTCCACCGCCTACCTGCTCAACGCACTAGTGACCCTCCCCATTATGCCTGTGGCGGGCGCGGTGATCGGCAACGGCAGCATCCGAGGCTACAACAACTTTATTATTTTCACCTCCATGCTGATTCTGTGTGCCTGCATCGGCTATGTCATCTCAAGGGCCTACTGCGTCGGGTGGCGCCTCTGCAGGTTCTAG
- the AHP1 gene encoding thioredoxin peroxidase AHP1 (NOHBY412; No homolog in Saccharomyces cerevisiae; Syntenic homolog of Kluyveromyces lactis KLLA0A07271g) — MYLIGPTRGVQSMFSSFRLASRHTTSVLRTFHTSKPIMLQAGDAIPKSIPGLHENSPGNSVDIGAEVASGKHLIVGVPAAFSPACSSSHVPGYIQHLDELKSKGFKQVLVTCVNDSFVTKAWAESLKCPSDVRVIADTQGAFASAGGFLFDGKQTFGNDRSVRYALVVEDGKVVRDFVEPDKTGLKVSAAENVLKEL, encoded by the coding sequence ATGTATTTAATCGGCCCAACCCGCGGGGTGCAAAGCATGTTCTCGTCCTTCAGATTGGCTTCACGTCACACCACCAGCGTATTACGAACCTTTCATACATCGAAGCCTATAATGCTGCAAGCAGGAGACGCCATCCCAAAGTCCATTCCCGGTCTACACGAGAACAGCCCCGGCAATTCAGTCGACATCGGCGCTGAGGTTGCCTCCGGAAAGCACCTGATCGTGGGTGTCCCAGCCGCGTTCTCCCCGGCTTGTTCGTCGAGCCACGTGCCCGGCTATATCCAGCACCTTGACGAGCTGAAGAGCAAGGGCTTCAAGCAAGTTCTGGTCACGTGTGTAAATGACTCATTTGTCACGAAGGCCTGGGCGGAGTCGCTAAAGTGCCCATCGGACGTCAGAGTTATTGCTGACACCCAGGGTGCCTTCGCCTCTGCTGGTGGTTTCCTGTTCGACGGCAAGCAGACGTTCGGTAATGACCGCTCTGTGCGTTACGCGCTTGTTGTCGAAGATGGCAAGGTCGTTCGCGACTTTGTCGAGCCAGACAAGACGGGCCTCAAGGTCTCCGCCGCAGAAAATGTCTTGAAGGAACTCTAA
- the RRI2 gene encoding Rri2p (Syntenic homolog of Saccharomyces cerevisiae YOL117W (RRI2)): protein MSEGDAYEDFMMSEDEEMHYAEMEEDSDEMGVYEEETSQGAEEEVPLDPSSSIVEGRYYRAKGLKENSKFREAIEALEGVATSSEPLWAFRALKQIAKCWNFKGAQASEGYQDGVRTALVRLLEHGLRWRQKLGAAYVERSLISTLRMLVPANSQNFVFDEAHEICLPTIEFHLRLLDAVAPLPGDFKDLCTLHMQLRLENLIWRERLRGADCTAILSEAPAPQLTAETLLLLLQCHICRFLRLCQPPAQQFAELVSELQDRAERSLALAQQPHAMVLLAFAQCMRGMQQQPQPHSALRTHFSACLQGLEEIGSNSSFFRDLNLCGFVLADALAYSAGRCSHRVDPFALEQIRILRETPIVHNLQLLYESYVALDLPSFARALDLLAPFRSALAPLFARLCALARERKLWDAIAPLHSCIALADIQRLLCIGSSSLSRDSLLTLMMQGVMASSARVPFRLDLTRDYVYFGDEPRVQLRAPAARPGLRHCAHDLGLTSACARPFQGSSALQLMDCLSEHRNRAASAAADPADAVCRARQPLAAYRTLAALILDE, encoded by the coding sequence ATGAGCGAGGGCGATGCCTACGAGGATTTTATGATGTCTGAGGACGAGGAGATGCACTACGCTGAGATGGAGGAGGACAGCGACGAGATGGGCGTATACGAGGAAGAGACCAGCCAGGGAGCAGAGGAAGAGGTGCCACTCGATCCGTCCAGTAGCATCGTCGAGGGCCGCTATTACCGAGCCAAGGGTCTCAAGGAGAACAGCAAATTTCGCGAGGCAATTGAGGCCTTGGAAGGGGTCGCCACGAGCAGCGAGCCCCTATGGGCGTTCCGGGCCCTGAAGCAAATCGCCAAGTGCTGGAATTTCAAGGGCGCGCAGGCGAGCGAGGGCTACCAGGACGGCGTACGAACCGCGCTTGTACGGCTTTTGGAGCACGGACTGCGCTGGCGCCAGAAATTGGGCGCGGCCTACGTGGAGCGCTCTCTTATTTCCACCCTGCGCATGCTGGTACCTGCAAACAGCCAAAATTTTGTGTTCGATGAGGCGCACGAGATCTGCCTTCCAACAATCGAGTTCCATCTGCGTCTCCTGGACGCAGTCGCACCCCTGCCCGGGGACTTCAAAGACCTGTGCACCCTGCACATGCAGCTCCGCCTCGAGAACCTCATTTGGCGCGAGCGCCTGCGCGGCGCTGACTGTACAGCCATACTGTCGGAGGCACCGGCCCCTCAGCTGACGGCCGAGACGCTCCTGCTACTGCTACAATGCCACATCTGCCGCTTTCTGCGACTGTGCCAGCCCCCCGCGCAGCAGTTCGCAGAGCTCGTCTCAGAGCTGCAGGACCGGGCCGAGCGCTCGCTcgcgctggcgcagcagccgcaCGCCATGGTCCTGCTGGCGTTTGCTCAATGCATGCGCGgcatgcagcagcagccgcagccgcaCAGCGCCCTGCGGACGCACTTCTCGGCGTGCCTCCAGGGCCTCGAGGAAATCGGCAGTAACAGCAGCTTCTTTCGCGACCTCAACCTCTGCGGCTTCGTGCTCGCCGACGCCCTTGCATACAGCGCCGGCCGCTGCAGCCACCGCGTCGATCCGTTCGCGCTCGAGCAGATCCGCATCCTGCGCGAGACGCCGATCGTGCACAACCTTCAGCTACTCTATGAAAGCTACGTCGCGCTCGACCTCCCGTCGTTCGCACGCGCCCTGGACCTGCTCGCACCATTCCGCAGTGCCCTCGCGCCGCTCTTCGCGCGCCTATGCGCGCTGGCCCGCGAGCGCAAGCTCTGGGACGCGATCGCCCCGCTCCACTCGTGCATCGCGCTTGCCGACATCCAGCGCCTCTTGTGCATCGGCTCGAGCAGCCTGTCGCGCGACAGCCTGCTCACGCTCATGATGCAGGGCGTCATGGCCTCTTCTGCACGTGTGCCCTTCCGTCTGGACCTCACGCGCGACTATGTATACTTCGGCGACGAGCCCCgcgtgcagctgcgcgcgcccgccgcgcgcccaGGCCTCCGTCACTGCGCCCACGACCTCGGCCTcaccagcgcctgcgcgcggcCCTTCCAGGGGTCATCTGCCCTGCAGCTCATGGACTGCCTGAGCGAGCACCGCAACCGCGCTGCCTCAGCCGCCGCCGACCCCGCAGATGCCGTgtgccgcgcgcgccagccgctAGCCGCCTACCGTACTCTGGCCGCTCTGATCCTCGACGAATAG
- the MSN1 gene encoding Msn1p (Syntenic homolog of Saccharomyces cerevisiae YOL116W (MSN1)) → MDIQANMELGGLERRVLDLERQISMYERLFQTFSAKLDHHFKKYDLVINAQQQQINVLTDIVSTMLNDQYRYAGILRDKLRGSLDGIVTTSTSIRGMQPNGGMPEQEPKPHDDDAVHAAHRANHHHAAADDGNRDLTNVDAILGEFIPPQVSPDENELHAAPAAPVPDAQTPAPKRNGGKKHPKGSVEHKFIISNGLKVPRRAVDPPAKRRREDPQKEYEFRDAEFSALASDGHPLDAQSAPPAPQHHDYDHDDRALPLQRADRPLSTGASPDPSAPSSSRLNSNIKEEQYYTHRGLKKKRKIYVGKFEFLNSPQTVLDIWKEYTEGFNGQPSLKDMETMYQTSWRRDPAVNKRFHRRKVLCKAIERGLERGYDLQDVVRVLEDSRLIDASRNLKQPIGWLCQGVNIPDLFK, encoded by the coding sequence ATGGACATACAGGCCAACATGGAGCTGGGAGGCCTGGAGCGACGGGTCCTCGATCTGGAGCGGCAGATATCGATGTACGAGAGGCTGTTCCAGACGTTCAGCGCGAAGCTGGATCACCACTTTAAGAAGTACGACCTGGTGATCAatgcgcagcagcagcaaaTAAACGTGTTGACAGACATCGTGAGCACGATGCTGAACGACCAGTATAGGTATGCAGGCATACTTCGAGATAAGTTACGGGGCTCGCTGGATGGGATCGTAACGACGTCGACGTCGATTCGAGGCATGCAGCCGAACGGGGGCATGCCGGAGCAGGAGCCCAAGCCCCACGACGACGACGCGGTGCACGCGGCTCACCGCGCCAACCACCACCACGCAGCCGCAGACGACGGCAACCGCGACCTCACTAACGTCGACGCGATCCTGGGCGAGTTTATCCCCCCCCAGGTCTCGCCAGACGAGAACGAATTGCATgccgcgccggccgcgcccgtGCCGGACGCGCAGACGCCGGCGCCCAAACGCAATGGCGGAAAGAAGCATCCGAAGGGCTCGGTCGAACACAAGTTCATTATCTCCAACGGGCTCAAGGTCCCGCGCCGTGCCGTGGACCCGCCGGCCAAGCGCCGCCGCGAGGACCCGCAGAAGGAGTACGAGTTCCGCGACGCCGAGTTCTCGGCGCTCGCGTCCGACGGCCACCCGCTGGACGCACAGTCggcgccgcccgcgccccaACATCACGACTACGACCACGACGACCGCGCGCTGCCCCTGCAACGCGCCGACAGGCCCCTTTCCACCGGTGCCTCGCCAGACCCCTCTGCGCCCTCTTCGTCCCGCCTCAACTCCAACATTAAGGAGGAACAATACTACACCCACCGCGGTCTGAAGAAAAAGCGCAAGATCTACGTCGGCAAGTTCGAGTTCCTCAACTCCCCGCAGACCGTCCTGGACATATGGAAGGAGTACACCGAGGGCTTCAATGGCCAGCCCTCGCTCAAGGATATGGAGACCATGTACCAGACCAGCTGGCGCCGCGACCCGGCTGTCAACAAGCGCTTCCATCGCCGCAAAGTCCTCTGCAAGGCCATTGAGCGCGGCCTGGAACGCGGCTACGACCTCCAGGACGTTGTGCGCGTGCTGGAGGACAGCAGACTGATAGACGCTTCCAGGAACCTCAAGCAACCCATCGGCTGGCTGTGTCAAGGCGTCAACATTCCGGACTTGTTTAAGTAA